The following are encoded together in the Misgurnus anguillicaudatus chromosome 14, ASM2758022v2, whole genome shotgun sequence genome:
- the LOC129427387 gene encoding uncharacterized protein isoform X1, which yields MSYSFLLLYSSSDCTQATGDKSKMLDVLIIGGGPHALTLATLLLNPDKPICQSNAEILQGIQLSKSKAKSGCHKNKKRQPARVVLETENKGKHLSCPPLHFKVVDSYGRWTSLWESQFTALGIPHLRSHMLVHTDPFNKKALQEFVVVQNRMEELHGLPEQIYIQDENAFFNDNRLGKRDKKLLSATNGLQKNLYFSLPGTQLSIDFFQEQVRKYDLDSVLIRATADRITPVLTEDESKVKFFNVTLNTGENVEAKTVVMATGPSRAQMANIPSWVEAIQESYPEGSLQHTVQLMHNFCTHEEINKHSTGPPPVCHVGQRVMVVGGGLTSAHIISIALKQGASHVTWVLRKHLQLKQFDVGDIESLIGRYSHIEHGIKMDGLAFLRQFYNERSLHKRLAMIKQARKGGAVTPEAYTQLQPFIQSGQLLIKTYCQVTEAKWCYRSQSWRVSLCNGEQWNGEKIWLATGCKLNVNQDPLLSDVMRKFPIQVLEGWPCITKSLQWTPECPLYLMGQYAALQVGPHALNLAGGQAASIRIFQNIINEHRGLDESTSGRMEKTRTEEYISHMHGLMWL from the exons ATGTCTTACAGCTTTCTCCTTCTGTACTCTTCAAGCGACTGCACTCAGGCAACAGGCGACAAATCCA AAATGTTGGATGTGTTAATAATTGGTGGAGGTCCTCATGCTCTAACACTCGCTACTTTACTCTTAAACCCTGACAAACCTATCTGCCAATCTAATGCGGAGATACTTCAAGGAATTCAACTCAGCAAATCAAAAGCAAAAAGTGGATgccataaaaacaaaaaaagacaacCAGCCA GGGTGGTGTTAGAAACAGAGAATAAAGGGAAACATCTGTCATGCCCTCCATTGCATTTCAAGGTGGTGGATTCATATGGAAGGTGGACATCTCTGTGGGAAAGTCAGTTTACTGCCCTGGGCATCCCACATCTCCGATCACACATGCTTGTGCACACCGACCCATTCAATAAG AAAGCCTTGCAGGAGTTTGTGGTGGTGCAAAATCGGATGGAGGAGCTGCACGGTCTACCCGAGCAAATTTACATTCAGGACGAGAATGCATTTTTTAACGACAACCGCCTGGGTAAGAGGGACAAAAAGCTTCTAAGCGCAACCAATGGCCTTCAGAAGAATCTGTACTTCAGTCTGCCAGGAACGCAGCTCAGTATAGACTTCTTCCAGGAGCAG GTACGCAAATATGACCTGGACAGTGTCCTTATCAGAGCCACAGCGGACAGAATCACTCCGGTCCTTACGGAGGATGAGAGCAAGGTGAAGTTTTTCAACGTGACATTAAACACAGGGGAAAATGTGGAGGCAAAAACTGTTGTCATGGCGACAGGGCCTTCCAGAGCACAGATGGCAAACATCCCATCTTGGGTGGAGGCGATACAGGAGAGTTACCCAGAGGGAAGTCTACAACACACAGTACAACTCATGCATAACTTCTGTACACATGAGGAAATAAATAAGCACTCGACAG GGCCTCCACCTGTGTGTCATGTGGGTCAGAGAGTGATGGTGGTGGGTGGAGGTCTAACCAGCGCCCACATTATCTCAATTGCTCTGAAGCAGGGTGCAAGTCATGTGACCTGGGTCTTACGAAAACACTTACAG CTGAAGCAGTTTGATGTCGGGGACATAGAGAGTCTAATTGGACGCTATTCACACATTGAGCACGGGATCAAGATGGATGGTCTGGCTTTCCTAAGGCAGTTTTATAATGAAAGGAGTCTTCACAAGAGGTTGGCAATGATCAAACAAGCCAGGAAAGGAGGAGCGGTGACCCCAGAGGCCTACACACAACTTCAACCTTTCATTCAAAGCGGACAGCTTCTGATCAAAACATACTGCCAG GTGACGGAGGCTAAATGGTGCTATAGGTCTCAGAGTTGGAGGGTTTCCCTGTGCAATGGCGAACAGTGGAACGGGGAAAAGATTTGGCTGGCAACGGGCTGCAAACTGAATGTTAATCAAGACCCTTTACTCTCAGACGTCATGAGAAAATTCCCCATTCAA GTTCTGGAGGGCTGGCCATGTATAACAAAATCACTGCAGTGGACACCTGAATGTCCGCTTTACCTGATGGGACAGTATGCAGCACTTCAG GTTGGACCTCATGCTCTAAACCTTGCCGGGGGCCAAGCCGCAAGTATCCGCATATTTCAAAACATCATAAATGAACACAGAGGACTGGATGAGAGTACATCAGGAAGAATGGAAAAGACAAGGACTGAAGAGTATATCTCACACATGCACGGTCTCATGTGGCTGTAA
- the LOC129427965 gene encoding uncharacterized protein produces MKQEEEESLETGGNQEPPNSKPCESKHKDFEDYDLPIITMADTILHLDVDCGFDNNNPLHNCDCQEILLTRGRDEVDCNFNQTLCKERNNLFLKSFLHGKYVTSSIKEICLEDTMSAKINIYYHAVPRKTRPGVPVLLNFTGTENFFACIKQGDERILSVTMYDLNKLRRISADDSEKWSLVFFMSQCLSGLYRFESALHSGWFIFSLDSNVMKLQRGNLCGDVPLNTFFSLIESETTKTISHCKR; encoded by the exons ATGAAACAGGAAGAAGAGGAAAGTCTGGAAACAGGAGGGAACCAGGAACCTCCGAATTCAAAACCTTGCGAGTCGAAACACAAGGACTTTGAAGATTACGATCTGCCTATTATCACCATGGCTGACACAATTCTTCATCTGGATGTTGATTGTGGTTTTGACAACAACAACCCTTTACACAACTGTGACTGCCAGGAAATTCTTTTAACACGCGGGAGAGATGAGGTTGACTGCA ATTTCAACCAAACTTTGTGTAAAGAACGAAACAATTTGTTCCTGAAAAGTTTTCTTCATGGAAAATATGTCACTTCATCAATTAAAGAGATTTGCTTGGAGGATACAATGTCAG CCAAGATCAACATCTACTATCATGCAGTGCCCAGAAAAACACGACCAGGTGTTCCAGTTTTGCTGAACTTCACAGGGACAGAAAACTTCTTTGCCTGCATCAAGCAAGGCGATGAAAGGATTTTATCAGTTACG ATGTACGACTTAAACAAGCTACGCCGCATTTCTGCAGATGACTCCGAGAAATGGTCCCTTGTTTTCTTCATGTCTCAATGTCTAAGCGGTCTCTATCGTTTTGAGTCAGCACTTCACAGCGGATGGTTTATATTTTCTCTAGACAGCAATGTCATGAAACTGCAAAGAGGGAATCTATGCGGCGATGTTCCACTCaacacttttttctccttaatcGAGAGTGAGACCACAAAAACTATTTCGCATTGTAAacgttaa
- the LOC129427387 gene encoding uncharacterized protein isoform X3, translated as MSYSFLLLYSSSDCTQATGDKSKMLDVLIIGGGPHALTLATLLLNPDKPICQSNAEILQGIQLSKSKAKSGCHKNKKRQPARVVLETENKGKHLSCPPLHFKVVDSYGRWTSLWESQFTALGIPHLRSHMLVHTDPFNKVRKYDLDSVLIRATADRITPVLTEDESKVKFFNVTLNTGENVEAKTVVMATGPSRAQMANIPSWVEAIQESYPEGSLQHTVQLMHNFCTHEEINKHSTGPPPVCHVGQRVMVVGGGLTSAHIISIALKQGASHVTWVLRKHLQLKQFDVGDIESLIGRYSHIEHGIKMDGLAFLRQFYNERSLHKRLAMIKQARKGGAVTPEAYTQLQPFIQSGQLLIKTYCQVTEAKWCYRSQSWRVSLCNGEQWNGEKIWLATGCKLNVNQDPLLSDVMRKFPIQVLEGWPCITKSLQWTPECPLYLMGQYAALQVGPHALNLAGGQAASIRIFQNIINEHRGLDESTSGRMEKTRTEEYISHMHGLMWL; from the exons ATGTCTTACAGCTTTCTCCTTCTGTACTCTTCAAGCGACTGCACTCAGGCAACAGGCGACAAATCCA AAATGTTGGATGTGTTAATAATTGGTGGAGGTCCTCATGCTCTAACACTCGCTACTTTACTCTTAAACCCTGACAAACCTATCTGCCAATCTAATGCGGAGATACTTCAAGGAATTCAACTCAGCAAATCAAAAGCAAAAAGTGGATgccataaaaacaaaaaaagacaacCAGCCA GGGTGGTGTTAGAAACAGAGAATAAAGGGAAACATCTGTCATGCCCTCCATTGCATTTCAAGGTGGTGGATTCATATGGAAGGTGGACATCTCTGTGGGAAAGTCAGTTTACTGCCCTGGGCATCCCACATCTCCGATCACACATGCTTGTGCACACCGACCCATTCAATAAG GTACGCAAATATGACCTGGACAGTGTCCTTATCAGAGCCACAGCGGACAGAATCACTCCGGTCCTTACGGAGGATGAGAGCAAGGTGAAGTTTTTCAACGTGACATTAAACACAGGGGAAAATGTGGAGGCAAAAACTGTTGTCATGGCGACAGGGCCTTCCAGAGCACAGATGGCAAACATCCCATCTTGGGTGGAGGCGATACAGGAGAGTTACCCAGAGGGAAGTCTACAACACACAGTACAACTCATGCATAACTTCTGTACACATGAGGAAATAAATAAGCACTCGACAG GGCCTCCACCTGTGTGTCATGTGGGTCAGAGAGTGATGGTGGTGGGTGGAGGTCTAACCAGCGCCCACATTATCTCAATTGCTCTGAAGCAGGGTGCAAGTCATGTGACCTGGGTCTTACGAAAACACTTACAG CTGAAGCAGTTTGATGTCGGGGACATAGAGAGTCTAATTGGACGCTATTCACACATTGAGCACGGGATCAAGATGGATGGTCTGGCTTTCCTAAGGCAGTTTTATAATGAAAGGAGTCTTCACAAGAGGTTGGCAATGATCAAACAAGCCAGGAAAGGAGGAGCGGTGACCCCAGAGGCCTACACACAACTTCAACCTTTCATTCAAAGCGGACAGCTTCTGATCAAAACATACTGCCAG GTGACGGAGGCTAAATGGTGCTATAGGTCTCAGAGTTGGAGGGTTTCCCTGTGCAATGGCGAACAGTGGAACGGGGAAAAGATTTGGCTGGCAACGGGCTGCAAACTGAATGTTAATCAAGACCCTTTACTCTCAGACGTCATGAGAAAATTCCCCATTCAA GTTCTGGAGGGCTGGCCATGTATAACAAAATCACTGCAGTGGACACCTGAATGTCCGCTTTACCTGATGGGACAGTATGCAGCACTTCAG GTTGGACCTCATGCTCTAAACCTTGCCGGGGGCCAAGCCGCAAGTATCCGCATATTTCAAAACATCATAAATGAACACAGAGGACTGGATGAGAGTACATCAGGAAGAATGGAAAAGACAAGGACTGAAGAGTATATCTCACACATGCACGGTCTCATGTGGCTGTAA
- the il1fma gene encoding interleukin-1 family member A isoform X2, with the protein MSVDSEEVHKSGVCHLGQGQTSYASVTSSRNTSHFGEVTSQLGFLSLSDSRVLKRQHFGVSDNSVIRDNLNMATKGISFSGGVTLRHTEQDGKHSYEVKNFISLDKGFFAREGDKILKINQEKIEDVTPDMLANMLIAGSAMLTLHQPTRPKREECSSEEIQAFKKEPMMMNFCLKMVREEDLDIEGDHEQPLPEYEWEKCVKEDNLLFVSMAETSLTLVVGRGCDPAHPCYNCGRTDCQINDVVVVPERAEIAFNGSQIVTYGFTRDNLFLKSYLINKYITPWKEELLLKNTMSAKITIYYYKSNIPDKDAGLPVVLNFTGTNNFFRCSTKKGENEKILEVVSHNRQDLKNICADDQEKWSLVFYMSSSPGDLRRFESALHRGWFISTQVLNCDKVDMREENDSEAVKFYFVIESQK; encoded by the exons AAACACCTCACACTTTGGTGAAGTGACATCACAGCTTGGCTTCCTCTCTTTAAGCGACAGCAGAGTTCTGAAAAGGCAGCACTTCGGAGTCTCTGACAACTCTGTGATCCGAGATAACCTCAACATGGCCACAAAG GGCATATCTTTCAGCGGAGGTGTTACACTGCGTCACACTGAGCAAGATGGGAAACATTCTTATGAAGTGAAAAACTTTATAAGTTTAGACAAAGGATTTTTTGCAAG AGAGGGAGATAAAATCCTGAAGATAAACCAAGAAAAGATTGAGGATGTAACACCAGACATGTTGGCTAATATGCTGATTGCAGGATCCGCCATGTTG ACTTTACATCAACCGACCAGACCGAAAAGAGAAGAGTGTTCATCGGAGGAGATCCAGGCCTTTAAGAAGGAGCCAATGATGATGAATTTCTGCCTGAAGATGGTGAGAGAGGAAGATCTGGATATCGAGGGGGACCATGAACAACCACTTCCAGAATATGAGTGGGAAAAGTGCGTAAAAGAAGACAATCTGCTTTTCGTCTCCATGGCCGAAACAAGCTTAACGCTGGTTGTTGGTCGAGGCTGCGACCCAGCACACCCTTGTTACAACTGCGGAAGAACGGACTGCCAAATTAATGACGTTGTTGTCGTACCTGAAAGAGCTGAGATTGCCTTTA ATGGATCACAGATTGTGACTTACGGTTTTACACGGGATAATTTGTTTCTGAAGAGTTACTTAATAAACAAGTATATCACCCCATGGAAGGAGGAGTTGTTATTGAAAAACACCATGTCAG CAAAAATCACAATCTACTATTACAAGTCGAACATACCGGACAAAGATGCGGGTCTTCCAGTAGTGCTGAACTTTACTGGCACCAATAATTTCTTCCGCTGTTCCACCAAGAAAGGGGAAAATGAGAAGATTTTAGAAGTTGTG AGCCATAACAGACAAGACCTGAAAAACATCTGTGCAGATGACCAAGAAAAATGGTCCCTGGTGTTTTACATGTCTTCTTCACCGGGCGATCTCAGGCGCTTCGAGTCCGCTCTTCACCGAGGTTGGTTTATTTCCACACAGGTTTTAAACTGTGATAAAGTTGATATGCGGGAGGAAAATGATTCGGAGGCagttaagttttattttgtaattgaGAGTCAGAAATAA
- the LOC129427387 gene encoding uncharacterized protein isoform X2 produces MSYSFLLLYSSSDCTQATGDKSKMLDVLIIGGGPHALTLATLLLNPDKPICQSNAEILQGIQLSKSKAKSGCHKNKKRQPARVVLETENKGKHLSCPPLHFKVVDSYGRWTSLWESQFTALGIPHLRSHMLVHTDPFNKKALQEFVVVQNRMEELHGLPEQIYIQDENAFFNDNRLGKRDKKLLSATNGLQKNLYFSLPGTQLSIDFFQEQVRKYDLDSVLIRATADRITPVLTEDESKVKFFNVTLNTGENVEAKTVVMATGPSRAQMANIPSWVEAIQESYPEGSLQHTVQLMHNFCTHEEINKHSTGPPPVCHVGQRVMVVGGGLTSAHIISIALKQGASHVTWVLRKHLQLKQFDVGDIESLIGRYSHIEHGIKMDGLAFLRQFYNERSLHKRLAMIKQARKGGAVTPEAYTQLQPFIQSGQLLIKTYCQVTEAKWCYRSQSWRVSLCNGEQWNGEKIWLATGCKLNVNQDPLLSDVMRKFPIQVLEGWPCITKSLQWTPECPLYLMGQYAALQNMYKINTYEISTGWTSCSKPCRGPSRKYPHISKHHK; encoded by the exons ATGTCTTACAGCTTTCTCCTTCTGTACTCTTCAAGCGACTGCACTCAGGCAACAGGCGACAAATCCA AAATGTTGGATGTGTTAATAATTGGTGGAGGTCCTCATGCTCTAACACTCGCTACTTTACTCTTAAACCCTGACAAACCTATCTGCCAATCTAATGCGGAGATACTTCAAGGAATTCAACTCAGCAAATCAAAAGCAAAAAGTGGATgccataaaaacaaaaaaagacaacCAGCCA GGGTGGTGTTAGAAACAGAGAATAAAGGGAAACATCTGTCATGCCCTCCATTGCATTTCAAGGTGGTGGATTCATATGGAAGGTGGACATCTCTGTGGGAAAGTCAGTTTACTGCCCTGGGCATCCCACATCTCCGATCACACATGCTTGTGCACACCGACCCATTCAATAAG AAAGCCTTGCAGGAGTTTGTGGTGGTGCAAAATCGGATGGAGGAGCTGCACGGTCTACCCGAGCAAATTTACATTCAGGACGAGAATGCATTTTTTAACGACAACCGCCTGGGTAAGAGGGACAAAAAGCTTCTAAGCGCAACCAATGGCCTTCAGAAGAATCTGTACTTCAGTCTGCCAGGAACGCAGCTCAGTATAGACTTCTTCCAGGAGCAG GTACGCAAATATGACCTGGACAGTGTCCTTATCAGAGCCACAGCGGACAGAATCACTCCGGTCCTTACGGAGGATGAGAGCAAGGTGAAGTTTTTCAACGTGACATTAAACACAGGGGAAAATGTGGAGGCAAAAACTGTTGTCATGGCGACAGGGCCTTCCAGAGCACAGATGGCAAACATCCCATCTTGGGTGGAGGCGATACAGGAGAGTTACCCAGAGGGAAGTCTACAACACACAGTACAACTCATGCATAACTTCTGTACACATGAGGAAATAAATAAGCACTCGACAG GGCCTCCACCTGTGTGTCATGTGGGTCAGAGAGTGATGGTGGTGGGTGGAGGTCTAACCAGCGCCCACATTATCTCAATTGCTCTGAAGCAGGGTGCAAGTCATGTGACCTGGGTCTTACGAAAACACTTACAG CTGAAGCAGTTTGATGTCGGGGACATAGAGAGTCTAATTGGACGCTATTCACACATTGAGCACGGGATCAAGATGGATGGTCTGGCTTTCCTAAGGCAGTTTTATAATGAAAGGAGTCTTCACAAGAGGTTGGCAATGATCAAACAAGCCAGGAAAGGAGGAGCGGTGACCCCAGAGGCCTACACACAACTTCAACCTTTCATTCAAAGCGGACAGCTTCTGATCAAAACATACTGCCAG GTGACGGAGGCTAAATGGTGCTATAGGTCTCAGAGTTGGAGGGTTTCCCTGTGCAATGGCGAACAGTGGAACGGGGAAAAGATTTGGCTGGCAACGGGCTGCAAACTGAATGTTAATCAAGACCCTTTACTCTCAGACGTCATGAGAAAATTCCCCATTCAA GTTCTGGAGGGCTGGCCATGTATAACAAAATCACTGCAGTGGACACCTGAATGTCCGCTTTACCTGATGGGACAGTATGCAGCACTTCAG aatatgtataaaataaatacatatgaaATATCTACAGGTTGGACCTCATGCTCTAAACCTTGCCGGGGGCCAAGCCGCAAGTATCCGCATATTTCAAAACATCATAAATGA
- the il1fma gene encoding interleukin-1 family member A isoform X1: MSVDSEEVHKSGVCHLGQGQTSYASVTSSRNTSHFGEVTSQLGFLSLSDSRVLKRQHFGVSDNSVIRDNLNMATKGISFSGGVTLRHTEQDGKHSYEVKNFISLDKGFFAREGDKILKINQEKIEDVTPDMLANMLIAGSAMLTLHQPTRPKREECSSEEIQAFKKEPMMMNFCLKMVREEDLDIEGDHEQPLPEYEWEKCVKEDNLLFVSMAETSLTLVVGRGCDPAHPCYNCGRTDCQINDVVVVPERAEIAFTGIVSDGSQIVTYGFTRDNLFLKSYLINKYITPWKEELLLKNTMSAKITIYYYKSNIPDKDAGLPVVLNFTGTNNFFRCSTKKGENEKILEVVSHNRQDLKNICADDQEKWSLVFYMSSSPGDLRRFESALHRGWFISTQVLNCDKVDMREENDSEAVKFYFVIESQK, encoded by the exons AAACACCTCACACTTTGGTGAAGTGACATCACAGCTTGGCTTCCTCTCTTTAAGCGACAGCAGAGTTCTGAAAAGGCAGCACTTCGGAGTCTCTGACAACTCTGTGATCCGAGATAACCTCAACATGGCCACAAAG GGCATATCTTTCAGCGGAGGTGTTACACTGCGTCACACTGAGCAAGATGGGAAACATTCTTATGAAGTGAAAAACTTTATAAGTTTAGACAAAGGATTTTTTGCAAG AGAGGGAGATAAAATCCTGAAGATAAACCAAGAAAAGATTGAGGATGTAACACCAGACATGTTGGCTAATATGCTGATTGCAGGATCCGCCATGTTG ACTTTACATCAACCGACCAGACCGAAAAGAGAAGAGTGTTCATCGGAGGAGATCCAGGCCTTTAAGAAGGAGCCAATGATGATGAATTTCTGCCTGAAGATGGTGAGAGAGGAAGATCTGGATATCGAGGGGGACCATGAACAACCACTTCCAGAATATGAGTGGGAAAAGTGCGTAAAAGAAGACAATCTGCTTTTCGTCTCCATGGCCGAAACAAGCTTAACGCTGGTTGTTGGTCGAGGCTGCGACCCAGCACACCCTTGTTACAACTGCGGAAGAACGGACTGCCAAATTAATGACGTTGTTGTCGTACCTGAAAGAGCTGAGATTGCCTTTA CTGGCATTGTTTCAGATGGATCACAGATTGTGACTTACGGTTTTACACGGGATAATTTGTTTCTGAAGAGTTACTTAATAAACAAGTATATCACCCCATGGAAGGAGGAGTTGTTATTGAAAAACACCATGTCAG CAAAAATCACAATCTACTATTACAAGTCGAACATACCGGACAAAGATGCGGGTCTTCCAGTAGTGCTGAACTTTACTGGCACCAATAATTTCTTCCGCTGTTCCACCAAGAAAGGGGAAAATGAGAAGATTTTAGAAGTTGTG AGCCATAACAGACAAGACCTGAAAAACATCTGTGCAGATGACCAAGAAAAATGGTCCCTGGTGTTTTACATGTCTTCTTCACCGGGCGATCTCAGGCGCTTCGAGTCCGCTCTTCACCGAGGTTGGTTTATTTCCACACAGGTTTTAAACTGTGATAAAGTTGATATGCGGGAGGAAAATGATTCGGAGGCagttaagttttattttgtaattgaGAGTCAGAAATAA
- the il1fma gene encoding interleukin-1 family member A isoform X3, whose product MSVDSEEVHKSGVCHLGQGQTSYASVTSSSDSRVLKRQHFGVSDNSVIRDNLNMATKGISFSGGVTLRHTEQDGKHSYEVKNFISLDKGFFAREGDKILKINQEKIEDVTPDMLANMLIAGSAMLTLHQPTRPKREECSSEEIQAFKKEPMMMNFCLKMVREEDLDIEGDHEQPLPEYEWEKCVKEDNLLFVSMAETSLTLVVGRGCDPAHPCYNCGRTDCQINDVVVVPERAEIAFTGIVSDGSQIVTYGFTRDNLFLKSYLINKYITPWKEELLLKNTMSAKITIYYYKSNIPDKDAGLPVVLNFTGTNNFFRCSTKKGENEKILEVVSHNRQDLKNICADDQEKWSLVFYMSSSPGDLRRFESALHRGWFISTQVLNCDKVDMREENDSEAVKFYFVIESQK is encoded by the exons CGACAGCAGAGTTCTGAAAAGGCAGCACTTCGGAGTCTCTGACAACTCTGTGATCCGAGATAACCTCAACATGGCCACAAAG GGCATATCTTTCAGCGGAGGTGTTACACTGCGTCACACTGAGCAAGATGGGAAACATTCTTATGAAGTGAAAAACTTTATAAGTTTAGACAAAGGATTTTTTGCAAG AGAGGGAGATAAAATCCTGAAGATAAACCAAGAAAAGATTGAGGATGTAACACCAGACATGTTGGCTAATATGCTGATTGCAGGATCCGCCATGTTG ACTTTACATCAACCGACCAGACCGAAAAGAGAAGAGTGTTCATCGGAGGAGATCCAGGCCTTTAAGAAGGAGCCAATGATGATGAATTTCTGCCTGAAGATGGTGAGAGAGGAAGATCTGGATATCGAGGGGGACCATGAACAACCACTTCCAGAATATGAGTGGGAAAAGTGCGTAAAAGAAGACAATCTGCTTTTCGTCTCCATGGCCGAAACAAGCTTAACGCTGGTTGTTGGTCGAGGCTGCGACCCAGCACACCCTTGTTACAACTGCGGAAGAACGGACTGCCAAATTAATGACGTTGTTGTCGTACCTGAAAGAGCTGAGATTGCCTTTA CTGGCATTGTTTCAGATGGATCACAGATTGTGACTTACGGTTTTACACGGGATAATTTGTTTCTGAAGAGTTACTTAATAAACAAGTATATCACCCCATGGAAGGAGGAGTTGTTATTGAAAAACACCATGTCAG CAAAAATCACAATCTACTATTACAAGTCGAACATACCGGACAAAGATGCGGGTCTTCCAGTAGTGCTGAACTTTACTGGCACCAATAATTTCTTCCGCTGTTCCACCAAGAAAGGGGAAAATGAGAAGATTTTAGAAGTTGTG AGCCATAACAGACAAGACCTGAAAAACATCTGTGCAGATGACCAAGAAAAATGGTCCCTGGTGTTTTACATGTCTTCTTCACCGGGCGATCTCAGGCGCTTCGAGTCCGCTCTTCACCGAGGTTGGTTTATTTCCACACAGGTTTTAAACTGTGATAAAGTTGATATGCGGGAGGAAAATGATTCGGAGGCagttaagttttattttgtaattgaGAGTCAGAAATAA